A section of the Deinococcus taeanensis genome encodes:
- a CDS encoding HAD family hydrolase — protein sequence MTVPVSLPRAVILDLDDTLFDDTGCTHAGLRALAEAHDVRTEPGELFRRHAARIREIDPLLFRGEVTAHGARVLRFTRLLGDLGVSDPDGEAATRIYREAYRAAWALLDGAEVLLRGLRAQGLRTAVLTNYVREVQFEKLRHFDLHQLVDAVLCTEDVPAPKPDARAYHAACAALNVTPAEAVMVGDSWENDVQGARAAGLRAVWINAAGRAAPDPAVPQCRTLADLPALLA from the coding sequence GTGACTGTGCCCGTTTCCCTGCCCCGCGCTGTGATTCTCGATCTCGATGACACGCTGTTTGACGACACCGGCTGCACGCATGCAGGCCTCCGCGCACTGGCAGAGGCTCACGACGTGCGCACTGAGCCCGGCGAGCTGTTCCGGCGGCACGCGGCGCGCATCCGGGAAATCGACCCGCTGCTGTTCCGCGGGGAGGTGACCGCGCACGGCGCGCGGGTGCTGCGCTTCACGCGGCTGCTGGGGGACCTGGGTGTCAGCGACCCGGACGGCGAGGCCGCCACCCGCATCTACCGCGAAGCGTACCGCGCCGCGTGGGCTCTGCTGGACGGCGCTGAAGTGCTGCTGCGCGGTCTGCGTGCGCAGGGGCTGCGCACAGCCGTTCTGACCAACTACGTGCGCGAGGTGCAGTTTGAGAAACTCAGGCACTTTGACCTGCACCAGCTGGTCGACGCGGTCCTGTGCACCGAGGATGTGCCGGCCCCAAAACCTGACGCCCGCGCCTACCACGCCGCCTGCGCTGCCCTGAATGTCACCCCGGCTGAAGCGGTCATGGTGGGTGACTCGTGGGAGAACGACGTCCAGGGTGCCCGGGCGGCAGGCCTGCGAGCCGTGTGGATCAATGCGGCCGGCCGGGCCGCCCCCGATCCGGCTGTTCCTCAGTGCCGCACGCTGGCGGACCTGCCCGCGCTGCTGGCGTAA
- a CDS encoding 23S rRNA (cytosine(2499)-C(5))-methyltransferase: MPDAAPASRSRLRLRVSPAAEAHVRAGHPWVYESSLRAQNREGSAGELAVIYDRRDRFLAIGLFDPDSPLRVRVLHQGTPVTLDDAWWGERLDTALLRRAPLFGPDTDGYRVVNGESDGFPGLVVDRYGTALVVKLYTAAWFPHLPRMQALLAERFGDFSVVLRLSRNIQDRARQEGLFDGQLLAGHVGNGTVVFHETGLAFEAEVVRGQKTGFFLDQRENRRRVEKHARGRRVLNAFSFSGGFSLYAARGGAAYVVSLDISAHALASAERNYALNSRLAAPHETVQADVFDWLAGTDREFDLVVLDPPSLARREAERAGAVRAYGKLAADGISRLARGGILMSASCSAHVSAEEFWDAVRDAATRSGRVWRELSTSQHAPDHHASFPEAQYLKAIFVQFD; the protein is encoded by the coding sequence ATGCCGGACGCCGCCCCTGCTTCCCGTTCCCGCCTGCGCCTGCGGGTGTCTCCTGCCGCCGAGGCGCATGTGCGCGCCGGGCATCCCTGGGTGTACGAGTCCAGTCTGCGGGCCCAGAACCGTGAGGGAAGCGCCGGGGAACTCGCCGTGATCTACGACCGCCGGGACCGGTTCCTGGCGATCGGCCTGTTCGACCCGGACAGTCCGTTGCGGGTGAGGGTGCTGCACCAGGGCACGCCGGTCACGCTGGATGACGCGTGGTGGGGGGAACGGCTGGACACGGCTCTGCTGCGCCGCGCGCCGCTGTTCGGGCCGGACACGGACGGGTACCGCGTGGTGAACGGAGAGTCCGACGGTTTTCCGGGGCTGGTCGTGGACCGGTACGGCACGGCGCTGGTCGTGAAGCTGTACACCGCGGCGTGGTTCCCGCACCTGCCGCGGATGCAGGCGCTTCTCGCGGAGCGGTTTGGGGACTTCAGCGTGGTGCTGCGCCTGAGCCGCAACATTCAGGACCGGGCGCGGCAGGAGGGCCTGTTCGACGGGCAGCTGCTGGCCGGGCACGTCGGGAACGGCACGGTGGTGTTCCATGAGACTGGCCTGGCGTTCGAGGCGGAAGTCGTGCGGGGGCAGAAGACCGGGTTCTTCCTGGACCAGCGGGAGAACCGGCGCCGCGTGGAGAAGCACGCCCGGGGTCGCCGGGTGCTGAACGCCTTCTCATTCAGTGGCGGCTTCTCGTTGTACGCCGCGCGGGGTGGCGCGGCGTACGTGGTGAGCCTGGATATCAGTGCGCACGCGCTGGCAAGCGCGGAGCGGAACTACGCTCTGAATTCGCGCCTCGCGGCGCCGCACGAAACGGTGCAGGCCGACGTGTTCGACTGGCTGGCTGGCACGGACCGTGAGTTCGACCTCGTGGTGCTGGACCCGCCCTCCCTGGCCCGCCGGGAGGCAGAACGGGCCGGCGCGGTCCGCGCCTACGGGAAACTCGCCGCGGATGGCATCAGTCGCCTCGCGCGGGGCGGCATCCTGATGAGCGCGTCGTGTTCCGCGCACGTCAGCGCTGAGGAGTTCTGGGACGCCGTGCGGGACGCCGCGACCCGCTCGGGCCGGGTCTGGCGTGAGCTGAGCACCAGCCAGCACGCCCCGGACCACCACGCGAGTTTTCCGGAAGCGCAGTACCTCAAGGCCATCTTCGTTCAGTTCGACTGA
- a CDS encoding thiolase family protein yields the protein MRDAVIVSAVRTPVGRGVKGTLANTRPDDLAALVLNEAVRRAGVDASVVEDVYLGCAIPEAEQGLNVARLAALRAGMPDSVGGVTINRFCSSGLQTIAMAAAAIQTGQADVMLAGGVESMSFVPMSGHNPSPNPDLVDTRPGAYIGMGMTAENVAAKYGVSREDQDAFALRSHQRAAAAQDAGKFDAEIVPVPVRVDKVKGTRLKTETIHFDRDELIRRDANLADMAKVRPAFKATGSVSAANSSPFSDGAAAVLIMSGEKAQELGVKPLAKFLGFAVAGVDPELMGIGPVEAVPKVLAQTGLSLDDIDLIELNEAFAAQSLAVARELGLNEDIMNVNGGAIALGHPLGCSGAKLTTTAIHELQRRGGGKALITMCIGGGMGAAGIIEVYPAESAQAAD from the coding sequence ATGCGTGACGCTGTCATTGTTTCTGCTGTTCGCACTCCCGTCGGCCGCGGCGTGAAAGGCACCCTCGCCAACACCCGCCCCGACGACCTCGCTGCCCTCGTCCTGAACGAAGCCGTCCGGCGCGCCGGCGTGGACGCCTCCGTTGTTGAAGACGTCTACCTCGGCTGCGCCATCCCCGAAGCGGAACAGGGCCTCAACGTCGCCCGGCTCGCTGCGCTGCGCGCCGGTATGCCCGACAGTGTCGGCGGCGTCACCATCAACCGCTTCTGCTCCAGCGGGCTGCAGACCATCGCCATGGCCGCCGCCGCCATCCAGACCGGACAGGCGGACGTGATGCTGGCCGGCGGTGTGGAAAGCATGAGCTTCGTCCCCATGAGCGGCCACAACCCCAGCCCCAACCCTGACCTCGTCGACACCCGCCCCGGCGCGTACATCGGCATGGGCATGACCGCCGAGAACGTCGCTGCCAAGTACGGCGTGTCCCGCGAAGACCAGGACGCCTTTGCGCTGCGCAGCCATCAGCGCGCCGCCGCCGCCCAGGACGCCGGGAAGTTCGACGCCGAGATTGTGCCCGTCCCCGTGCGCGTCGACAAGGTCAAAGGTACCAGGCTCAAGACCGAGACCATCCACTTCGACAGGGACGAACTGATCCGCCGCGACGCGAACCTCGCCGACATGGCCAAGGTGCGCCCCGCCTTCAAAGCCACCGGCTCCGTCAGCGCCGCCAACAGCAGCCCCTTCAGTGACGGCGCCGCCGCTGTGCTCATCATGAGTGGCGAAAAGGCTCAGGAACTGGGCGTGAAACCCCTGGCTAAATTCCTCGGCTTCGCTGTGGCGGGCGTCGACCCGGAACTCATGGGTATCGGCCCTGTGGAAGCCGTTCCGAAAGTCCTGGCGCAGACCGGCCTGAGCCTCGACGATATTGACCTGATCGAACTGAACGAGGCGTTCGCCGCGCAGTCCCTCGCCGTGGCCCGCGAACTCGGCCTGAACGAGGACATTATGAACGTGAACGGCGGCGCCATCGCCCTCGGTCACCCGCTCGGGTGCAGCGGCGCGAAGCTCACCACCACCGCCATCCATGAACTGCAGCGCCGCGGCGGCGGCAAAGCCCTGATCACCATGTGCATCGGCGGGGGCATGGGCGCCGCCGGCATCATCGAGGTGTACCCAGCCGAATCCGCTCAAGCCGCCGACTGA
- a CDS encoding alpha/beta hydrolase family protein has product MTRLTDRLRTVRKRRALGWAALAYAGVVLAGALIGADITLRSKTRWVKGVFVPVGRRGNDVFLPASSETLSRGPLGIVPLLPNKGHAVLGERQVVGTLIRRPVQEERGVLPNGALAWASTFVYNGTPEQLGVPFEHTAVATPLGQMPAWHIPPSGDVPGRADAVVIVIHGHGGQRAQALRMLPALRRTGAGSLFVTFRNAHGAPRTPSGYLTLGDQEAEDVIAALHWAQQAGYRRAILYGFSMGGNVALSALRDRHQPYPIPVTGVMLDCPALDWRATIHWQGQRFGLPPILARHVATFTQWVVTRRSGQDFDTVDQIRAAPHFDLPILLWHGTRDRTIPISQSDALAAARPDLVEYHRVDGAKHIRVWNINPGAYDAQLETFIARVVPEIQA; this is encoded by the coding sequence ATGACCCGCCTGACCGACCGCCTCCGCACCGTCCGCAAACGCCGCGCCCTGGGCTGGGCCGCCCTGGCCTACGCCGGGGTGGTGCTGGCGGGCGCACTGATCGGCGCGGACATCACCCTACGCAGCAAAACCCGCTGGGTGAAAGGGGTGTTCGTGCCCGTCGGCCGCCGCGGCAACGACGTGTTCCTTCCCGCCAGCAGCGAAACGCTCTCCCGCGGCCCCCTCGGCATCGTGCCCCTCCTGCCGAACAAGGGGCACGCCGTGCTGGGCGAACGGCAGGTGGTAGGTACCCTGATCCGGCGCCCCGTGCAGGAGGAACGCGGCGTCCTCCCCAACGGCGCGCTCGCCTGGGCCAGCACCTTCGTGTACAACGGCACGCCCGAACAACTTGGCGTGCCGTTCGAGCACACCGCCGTGGCAACCCCCCTCGGCCAGATGCCCGCCTGGCACATCCCACCCAGCGGGGACGTTCCGGGCCGCGCGGACGCCGTGGTGATCGTCATTCACGGGCACGGCGGGCAGCGCGCCCAGGCGCTCCGGATGCTTCCCGCGCTGCGCCGCACCGGAGCGGGCAGCCTGTTCGTCACCTTCCGCAACGCCCACGGCGCCCCCCGCACCCCATCCGGGTACCTCACCCTGGGCGACCAGGAAGCCGAGGACGTCATTGCGGCCCTCCACTGGGCACAGCAGGCCGGGTACCGCCGGGCCATCCTGTACGGATTCTCGATGGGCGGCAACGTGGCCCTGAGCGCCCTGCGCGACCGGCATCAGCCTTACCCCATCCCCGTGACCGGCGTCATGCTCGACTGCCCCGCCCTCGACTGGCGCGCCACCATCCACTGGCAGGGTCAGCGCTTCGGTCTGCCCCCGATCCTCGCGCGGCACGTCGCCACCTTTACCCAATGGGTCGTCACGCGCCGCAGCGGCCAGGATTTCGACACGGTGGACCAGATCCGCGCCGCCCCACACTTCGACCTGCCCATCCTCCTGTGGCACGGCACCCGCGACCGCACCATCCCGATCAGCCAGTCCGACGCCCTCGCCGCCGCCCGCCCCGATCTCGTGGAATACCACCGCGTGGACGGCGCCAAACACATCCGCGTCTGGAATATCAACCCCGGCGCCTACGACGCCCAACTCGAAACCTTCATCGCCCGCGTGGTGCCGGAGATTCAAGCGTGA
- a CDS encoding 3-hydroxyacyl-CoA dehydrogenase/enoyl-CoA hydratase family protein yields MKIQKAAVIGAGVMGAAIAAQLANAGIPVILLDIVLPDNPDRNFLARQGLQRALKARPAAFMDPARAALIQVGNLEDDLKKLKDADWILEAIIEKLDAKRDLWARVEAVAKKTAIISSNSSGIPMHLQIEGRSDDFRRRFVGAHFFNPPRYLHLLEVIPTPSTNPEIIRTFSEFADTTLGKGVVIANDVPGFVANRIGVYGIVRAMQHMQRTGLTPAQVDQLTGPALGRASSATFRTADLSGLDIIYHVANDLGKATPDDEDFTLTPAFRALVEDKKWLGDKTGSGFYRKTKDERGKTRILNLNLDTFEYEDQGKVKVPAVEAVKGRPLAERVTTLYTLEGPEGDFLRGVMNDGFWYAAKMAGHVSNRLQDIDNALKWGFGWEQGPFETMDTLGLQTVITNLEAEGRTLPPLLQAMKDSGRDRFYQSGETVTPEGQPTPYQAPYFIIADLKKDATKIIRKRAGASIVDLGDGVLLAEWHAKMNALGEDQLRAVQDAHKLVQDLGYAGLVIGNQGENFSAGANLPLILSQAQAEEWDELDDMIKQFQQVTTSLRFSPHPTVAAPFGLTLGGGAEFTLHADHVVASAELYMGLVEVGVGLIPGGGGTKEMLLRFTDQQQPSQRVGATLLPAVQRAFELIGTAKVSTSALEARNLGFLRDTDTVAMNKNHILQDAKRQVLALAPGYVQPTPRQDIPVMGDAAIGAIKSALHGMHQGGYITDYDLVVSEQLARVLSGGTGNNRTARVSEGHLLDLEREAFLTLLGKKGTQQRIEHMLKTGKPLRN; encoded by the coding sequence ATGAAGATTCAGAAAGCAGCCGTCATCGGCGCAGGCGTCATGGGCGCCGCCATCGCCGCGCAACTCGCCAACGCCGGCATTCCCGTCATCCTGCTGGACATCGTCCTCCCGGACAACCCCGACCGCAACTTCCTCGCCAGACAGGGCCTCCAGCGCGCCCTGAAAGCCCGCCCCGCCGCCTTCATGGACCCCGCCCGCGCCGCGCTGATCCAGGTGGGCAACCTCGAAGATGACCTCAAGAAACTCAAGGACGCCGACTGGATCCTTGAAGCCATCATCGAGAAACTCGACGCCAAACGCGACCTGTGGGCCAGGGTCGAGGCCGTCGCCAAAAAGACCGCGATCATCAGCTCCAACTCCAGCGGCATTCCCATGCACCTCCAGATCGAGGGCCGCAGCGACGACTTCCGGCGCCGCTTCGTGGGCGCGCACTTCTTCAACCCGCCCCGCTACCTGCACCTCCTCGAAGTCATCCCCACCCCCAGCACCAACCCCGAGATCATCCGCACCTTCAGCGAATTCGCCGACACCACCCTCGGCAAGGGCGTCGTGATAGCCAACGACGTGCCCGGCTTCGTCGCCAACCGCATCGGCGTGTACGGCATCGTCCGCGCCATGCAGCACATGCAGCGCACCGGCCTCACCCCCGCTCAGGTGGACCAGCTCACCGGCCCCGCCCTGGGCCGCGCCAGCAGCGCCACCTTCCGCACCGCGGACCTGTCGGGCCTGGACATCATCTATCACGTCGCCAACGACCTCGGCAAAGCCACGCCCGACGACGAGGACTTCACCCTGACCCCCGCCTTCCGCGCCCTCGTCGAGGACAAGAAGTGGCTGGGCGACAAGACCGGCAGCGGCTTCTACAGGAAAACCAAGGACGAGCGCGGCAAGACCAGGATCCTCAACCTGAACCTCGACACCTTCGAGTACGAGGACCAGGGCAAGGTCAAGGTCCCCGCCGTTGAGGCCGTCAAGGGGCGCCCCCTCGCCGAGCGCGTCACCACCCTGTACACCCTGGAAGGCCCGGAGGGCGACTTCCTGCGCGGCGTCATGAACGACGGCTTCTGGTACGCCGCCAAAATGGCCGGCCACGTCAGCAACCGCCTCCAGGACATCGACAACGCCCTCAAGTGGGGCTTCGGTTGGGAACAGGGCCCCTTCGAGACCATGGACACCCTCGGGCTCCAGACCGTCATCACCAACCTCGAAGCGGAGGGCCGCACCCTGCCGCCCCTGCTTCAGGCCATGAAGGACAGCGGCCGCGACCGCTTCTACCAGAGCGGCGAGACCGTCACCCCCGAAGGGCAGCCCACCCCGTACCAGGCGCCGTACTTCATCATTGCCGACCTGAAAAAAGACGCCACGAAGATCATCCGGAAACGCGCCGGCGCCAGTATCGTCGACCTGGGCGACGGCGTCCTGCTCGCCGAATGGCACGCCAAGATGAACGCCCTGGGCGAAGACCAGCTGCGCGCCGTTCAGGACGCCCACAAGCTCGTGCAGGACCTCGGTTACGCCGGCCTCGTGATCGGCAACCAGGGTGAGAACTTCAGCGCCGGCGCCAACCTCCCCCTGATCCTCTCGCAGGCCCAGGCCGAAGAATGGGACGAACTGGATGACATGATCAAACAGTTCCAGCAGGTCACCACCAGCCTGCGCTTCAGCCCCCACCCGACCGTCGCGGCGCCCTTCGGCCTGACGCTCGGCGGCGGCGCCGAATTCACCCTGCACGCCGACCACGTCGTCGCCAGCGCGGAACTGTACATGGGCCTCGTGGAAGTCGGCGTGGGCCTCATCCCCGGCGGCGGCGGCACCAAGGAAATGCTGCTGCGCTTCACCGACCAGCAGCAGCCCAGCCAGCGCGTCGGCGCCACCCTCCTGCCGGCCGTGCAGCGCGCCTTTGAACTCATCGGCACCGCCAAGGTGTCCACCAGCGCCCTCGAAGCCCGCAACCTCGGCTTCCTGCGCGACACCGACACCGTCGCCATGAACAAGAACCACATCCTGCAGGACGCCAAACGCCAGGTCCTCGCCCTGGCCCCCGGCTACGTGCAGCCCACCCCCCGCCAGGACATTCCCGTCATGGGTGACGCCGCCATCGGCGCCATCAAAAGCGCCCTGCACGGCATGCACCAGGGCGGTTACATCACCGACTACGACCTCGTCGTGTCCGAACAGCTCGCCCGGGTGCTGTCCGGCGGCACCGGCAACAACCGCACCGCCAGGGTCAGCGAGGGGCACCTCCTCGACCTGGAACGCGAGGCCTTCCTCACCCTCCTGGGCAAGAAAGGCACCCAGCAGCGGATCGAGCACATGCTCAAGACCGGCAAACCCCTGCGCAACTGA
- a CDS encoding sulfite exporter TauE/SafE family protein: MITAVTLAVIGVGLLAGVLGAILGLGGGVVVVPALEFVLPLLGRDITIQQAVAASQIGVLAVGLSGAASYLQQGLVRARTGYLLSPYTIVGGAAGSFLGLVLPARAVATVFAALLLYSAYNLLRGLKRVEVEREPSRLVPPAMTFAGVMSGLLGIGGGTVQVPVLNLLAGVPIRQAIATSTFIMGLTAVGNALVYQAGGLLDVRLAAGIALGVLLGARAGATLQSRIPAAQLKLFFSLLLIFTAVQLLWKYWGHA, encoded by the coding sequence GTGATTACCGCGGTGACGCTCGCCGTGATCGGTGTGGGCCTCCTGGCCGGGGTGCTGGGCGCCATCCTGGGGTTGGGAGGCGGCGTGGTCGTCGTGCCGGCCCTGGAGTTCGTGCTGCCGCTCCTGGGGCGGGACATCACCATTCAGCAGGCCGTGGCCGCCAGCCAGATCGGCGTGCTGGCGGTGGGCCTGTCCGGCGCGGCCAGTTACCTGCAGCAGGGTCTGGTACGTGCCCGCACGGGATACCTGCTGTCGCCGTACACGATTGTGGGAGGCGCTGCAGGGTCCTTCCTGGGGCTGGTGCTGCCAGCGCGGGCGGTCGCCACGGTGTTCGCGGCGCTGCTGCTGTACTCCGCCTACAACCTCCTGCGCGGCCTGAAACGCGTTGAGGTGGAACGCGAGCCGAGCCGGCTGGTGCCGCCCGCCATGACCTTCGCCGGCGTGATGAGCGGCCTGCTCGGCATCGGCGGCGGAACTGTGCAGGTGCCCGTCCTGAACCTGCTGGCAGGCGTGCCGATCCGGCAGGCCATTGCGACCAGCACGTTCATCATGGGCCTGACTGCCGTAGGGAACGCGCTGGTGTACCAGGCGGGCGGGCTGCTGGATGTCCGGCTCGCGGCGGGCATCGCGCTGGGCGTGCTGCTGGGCGCGCGGGCCGGGGCGACCCTGCAGAGCCGAATTCCGGCGGCGCAGCTGAAACTGTTTTTCAGTCTGCTGCTGATCTTCACGGCCGTGCAGTTGCTGTGGAAGTACTGGGGGCACGCGTGA
- a CDS encoding ATP-binding protein, producing MPSRPDSSFLLVEQLLAGLPDPFFTVDSAWRFTFVNALAAAFVGRPGEAAALIGRGLWDEFPEVTQTALYALGQRVMHTRTPESTEVLYPPVNTWIELRAFPFQDGVAVHYRDLTARKQAEEAHARAEVLAAMGTALQRAATPEAVADLALARLGPAIGAHCMLVVQLYGEILSYPHWWGEAPGVIQAFMNAPDLHLNAAPILTQVARSGQAAYMDDYRAAPGAASLFPNLACGVEPIHLPSGRLVGFLVAWGTAAPGAWPAGTRDLLARAAGTLGLALDRTNTLSALQQSADLLQQQNHALEEHSRALHAANAELDAFSLSVSHDLRAPVRHMVGFLELLRRALGDELSGNAKAARYLEVVEGAAGRMHTLIDALLDFSRTGRAEVRTVPVNLQALVGSVRTALAAETAGRHLTWVTGPLPDVQADAALLQQVLMNLLSNAVKYTRRTPQARIEVWAEEHPDGWVIQVRDNGAGFDPRYAEKLFGVFQRLHRAEDFEGSGVGLANVRRIVERHGGRVWAQGQVGGGATFAFSLPRPATPGT from the coding sequence ATGCCCTCCCGTCCTGATTCCTCCTTCCTTCTGGTCGAGCAGCTGCTGGCCGGCCTGCCTGATCCATTCTTCACCGTGGACAGCGCGTGGCGGTTCACGTTCGTGAACGCCCTGGCCGCCGCGTTTGTTGGCCGGCCCGGCGAGGCGGCGGCCTTAATCGGCCGGGGCCTGTGGGACGAGTTCCCCGAAGTCACCCAGACGGCCCTGTACGCGCTGGGCCAGCGGGTCATGCACACGCGCACCCCTGAAAGCACCGAGGTGCTCTACCCGCCGGTGAACACCTGGATTGAACTGCGCGCCTTTCCATTTCAGGACGGCGTCGCCGTGCACTACCGCGACCTCACCGCCCGGAAACAGGCCGAGGAAGCCCACGCACGCGCCGAGGTGCTCGCCGCCATGGGGACCGCCCTGCAGCGCGCCGCGACGCCTGAAGCCGTGGCGGACCTGGCTCTCGCGCGCCTCGGGCCGGCCATCGGCGCGCACTGCATGCTTGTGGTGCAGCTGTATGGTGAGATCCTCTCGTACCCGCACTGGTGGGGAGAGGCGCCCGGCGTCATTCAGGCCTTCATGAATGCCCCGGACCTGCACCTGAATGCCGCGCCCATCCTGACGCAGGTGGCCCGCAGTGGGCAGGCCGCGTACATGGACGATTACCGCGCCGCGCCGGGCGCCGCGTCCCTGTTCCCCAACCTGGCGTGCGGGGTTGAACCCATTCACCTGCCCAGCGGCCGGCTGGTGGGATTCCTCGTGGCCTGGGGAACAGCCGCGCCGGGCGCCTGGCCGGCTGGCACGCGGGATCTGCTGGCACGCGCCGCGGGCACCCTGGGGCTCGCGCTGGACCGCACGAATACCCTCAGCGCCCTGCAGCAGAGTGCCGATCTTCTTCAGCAGCAGAATCACGCGCTGGAGGAGCACTCGCGCGCCCTTCACGCCGCAAACGCTGAGCTGGACGCCTTCAGTCTGTCCGTGTCGCATGACCTGCGGGCGCCCGTGCGGCACATGGTGGGGTTCCTGGAACTGCTGCGCCGCGCCCTGGGCGACGAACTGAGCGGCAACGCGAAGGCCGCGCGGTACCTGGAGGTTGTTGAGGGTGCCGCAGGCCGCATGCACACCCTGATCGACGCGCTGCTGGACTTCTCCCGCACTGGCCGCGCGGAGGTCCGCACGGTCCCCGTGAACCTGCAGGCACTCGTCGGGTCGGTGCGCACCGCGCTGGCGGCCGAAACCGCTGGCCGCCACCTCACGTGGGTGACCGGCCCGCTGCCGGACGTGCAGGCGGACGCCGCGCTGTTACAGCAGGTGCTGATGAACCTCCTGTCGAACGCCGTGAAGTACACCCGCAGGACACCGCAGGCACGAATTGAGGTCTGGGCCGAGGAACACCCGGACGGATGGGTGATTCAGGTGCGGGACAACGGCGCAGGCTTTGACCCCCGGTACGCGGAGAAACTGTTCGGGGTGTTTCAGCGGCTGCACCGCGCCGAGGACTTCGAGGGCAGCGGCGTGGGCCTCGCGAACGTGCGCCGCATCGTGGAACGCCACGGTGGGCGCGTATGGGCGCAGGGTCAGGTGGGTGGGGGCGCCACCTTCGCGTTCAGCCTCCCGCGCCCGGCCACGCCCGGAACCTGA
- a CDS encoding HD domain-containing protein, which produces MFRRSVPLPPFPPGGVLVGGAARDWLRGVNAKDFDWAVPDPPGAARELAAALGGSAFALDEARGYWRVSAPDGVQHDLVPRPADLEADLRRRDFTVNALGVLPGERLLDPTGGQADLRARRLRMVSRENLRADPLRAWRAARFEVTLGFALDGPTEEAVREVAADLAAGHLPAPAGERVRDEVHALLRSPEAARGVLRLEALGLLALTVPELREGLGVAQRGFHHLDVFHHGVEALDQLIARFPDAPLAVRWAALLHDVGKPRTLQCDPVTGRASFHGHDKVGAALTGQVLARLKLPGEDVRFAAALVGAHMVPLPAGEREARRFVHRRRGLLPELLAVMLADREAARGPASSDATRLAYRRAMDRVLAALEKQPSAPAPLLRGEEIMTLLGLTPGPRVGEAARALAEAAAVGEVRSAQEARVFLQAWAARP; this is translated from the coding sequence ATGTTCAGGCGCTCCGTTCCGCTGCCGCCATTCCCGCCGGGCGGCGTCCTGGTCGGCGGCGCGGCGCGCGACTGGTTGCGTGGGGTGAACGCAAAGGATTTTGACTGGGCCGTGCCGGACCCGCCGGGCGCGGCGCGTGAACTGGCGGCGGCGCTGGGCGGCTCAGCTTTCGCGCTGGATGAGGCGCGCGGATACTGGCGCGTGTCGGCGCCGGACGGCGTGCAGCATGACCTTGTGCCGCGCCCGGCGGACCTGGAGGCGGACCTGCGCCGCCGGGACTTCACGGTGAATGCCCTGGGGGTGCTGCCCGGTGAGCGGCTGCTGGACCCCACGGGCGGACAGGCGGACCTGCGGGCGCGGCGCCTGAGGATGGTGTCCCGGGAGAATCTCCGGGCGGATCCGCTGCGGGCGTGGCGTGCGGCCCGGTTTGAGGTGACGCTGGGGTTTGCGCTGGACGGCCCGACAGAGGAGGCGGTGCGGGAGGTGGCGGCAGATCTCGCGGCGGGTCACCTGCCCGCACCGGCCGGGGAGCGGGTGCGGGACGAGGTGCATGCCCTGCTGCGCTCCCCGGAGGCCGCGCGGGGCGTGCTGCGTCTGGAAGCGCTGGGGTTGCTGGCGCTGACGGTCCCGGAGTTGCGGGAGGGGCTGGGGGTGGCGCAGCGGGGCTTTCATCACCTGGACGTGTTTCACCACGGGGTGGAGGCGCTGGATCAACTGATCGCGCGTTTCCCGGACGCGCCGCTGGCGGTGCGGTGGGCGGCGCTGCTTCACGACGTGGGGAAGCCGCGGACGCTGCAGTGTGACCCGGTCACGGGCCGGGCGTCCTTTCATGGTCATGACAAGGTGGGGGCCGCGCTAACCGGGCAGGTTCTGGCGCGCCTGAAGCTGCCCGGTGAGGACGTGCGTTTCGCGGCGGCGCTCGTGGGGGCGCACATGGTGCCCCTGCCGGCCGGCGAGCGGGAGGCGCGGCGGTTCGTGCACCGCCGCCGGGGGCTGCTGCCTGAACTGCTGGCGGTGATGCTCGCGGACCGGGAAGCGGCGCGAGGACCGGCGAGCAGCGACGCGACGCGACTCGCTTACCGGCGTGCGATGGACCGGGTGCTGGCGGCCCTGGAGAAGCAGCCGTCAGCTCCAGCGCCGCTGCTGCGCGGGGAGGAGATCATGACGCTGCTGGGCCTGACGCCCGGCCCGCGCGTGGGGGAAGCGGCGCGCGCCCTGGCCGAAGCCGCAGCGGTGGGTGAGGTGCGCTCGGCGCAGGAAGCGCGGGTGTTCCTGCAGGCGTGGGCCGCGCGGCCCTGA